The Drosophila bipectinata strain 14024-0381.07 chromosome 3L, DbipHiC1v2, whole genome shotgun sequence region TATTACGGGAATTTCATTGCCGTCCTTGAAGACCACTTTCGGACGCCCTGGGATCTCCTTTTGGCACCTATATACCAATGTTAACTAGATTTCTCAGGATTTCCAAAATCCTTACCACATAAACCTCTCCACTTTCGCATAATTTCTAACTACCGTCCATGAAACTGGTTTGAACAAGTGtggcttaaatattttgttcatgttgaaatatttttagtgTTATTGAActttaaagatataaaaacCAATGCTTGCTTAATGGgtctgaattttatttttgctatataaaaaatagcatataaaataaatacattagAAAGAAAAGCCACATCTTGACAACCGGAACAAAGAAAtgtttcgagaaaaataaatctaatggaaaaaatttttcagaaactttaaattagtttagaaaattatttaaattgcatttaattgtCGTGTAAATATgctaaaatttattaaagaatAAGTGAAATTAGACAATATTTGGGACTTTCAACGAAAGGATCAATGCAATGTAGAGTGGTTTTGGTCTATTGATCCAGAACCTTTACAATTAATACTTTGAAATGCATTATTTCCCCTGGCCAAGCTCAAAAGGATGATGAGGATGTCCATAGgctctaaaaatatttgagattTTCATTACAAATACCATTTTTAAAGTTCGAATTTAAACTTACGCCTTCATGGTCATAAAACGTCCATTGCAGTCTAAATCATCTATAGCCTTGATATCGTCAATGGCCAGTCCAAAGTCCCAGATGCGTTTGAAATTGTCGTGCATGTGCTGCTTGCTTACGGATCGCGGGATAACAATAATGCCCGATTGTGTCTGGTAACGGAGAAGGACCTGAGCCGGGGTCCTGCCGTACTTCTCGGCTATGCCCAGAATGGTGGGATGCTGGAGCAGCGGATAGGCACCGGGCTTCTCGTACGGTGTATGACCAGATCCCAAGGAGCTATAAGCTGTAACAGCTATGGCATTGTCATAGCACAAAGTGATCAGGGATTTCTGTCGGAGATACGGATGGCATTCGATCTGGAGGACTACCGGCTTCAGTTTGGCCATGCTCAGTAATCGGTTGATTTGTTGCTCATTAAAGTTGGATACCCCGATGGCGTGGCAAATACCCTCGTCCACCAGATCCTCCATTGCCCGCCAGGTGTCCACGTAGTCGATGTCCTCGAAAACGGCCTTGCCGGTATCCGGGCAGGTGGGGTAAAGGTTATCCCCCGTCTTGTAGGCCATGGGCCAGTGCATTAGATAGAGATCCAAATAGCCCACACCCAGATTCTTGATGCTTGTCTCGCAGGCGGAACGAACTAGATCCGGCTTGTGGTATGTGTTCCAGAGTTTGCTTGTGATAAATAGTTGATCCCTGGAGGGGTTTTCGGATAAAAAAAGGGAGTACACAACGAATATACCATTTTCTCACCGTGTTACAACTCCCTCATTTATTTTATCGCGTAGAGCAGACCCCACCTGGCTCTCGTTTCCATAAATATGGGCGCAGTCAAAGTGACGATATCCAATGTCAATAGCATCCTTAACGGCCTGTGTGATGACCTCCGGAGGActctttaaacaaaaaataacgtTAAAAGCTTAGATGCAACAAAAGCTTGCATTTAAAGAAAACTTGCAAACGCTTTGAGCTTTGACATTGACCATGAAATAAGCCAATTGCATGTTCCTCTTAAATGGATATTACTTAATGGCATTTCCATTTCTTGGACCTCAACTCACCCGCCAGGTGCCTAGGCCCACCATAGGCATATTTTTACCATTGCTCAGTAGAAAATTTGGCGTCGCCATATCTTTGTGTTTGAGTTTCCCTGCCGGCAAGTCCTTCTTCTCCTTCTAAATTGTATGAATTGATTTTCGGCGAAACTCTGTGTTTTCAAAGttagaatttataatttaCCGAAAAAACTAAACACAAGGGTCTGTAAATTTGGCTACAAATGAAATTTGTTGTGACAGCTTTGGTAGCACGTCTATATGTACGTAAATAGTTTAAATTTAGAAACTTGTGAGCAAGCACAAGACCTTCGAGAAACATAATCGATTCGCCAAGAAGAGTTTGTTAAATAGTCAGCcaagtttaaaattaagagcttaatttaaatttgtaaaGCTTGCTTTAGAGGATTTTAACATCTTTATTGAAgatgtcattaattttatggagagataaattaaaatgaaggCCTATTTTTGCACAAGAAGTGAAATGCATttcaaaaaactatttttttaacaagaaaCCGTATGTCTTTAAGGAAAAACAGACTTTAGACTTCGTATAAGTCTATACCTTCTATTCCTTACTTTTgcctatttctttttttatttaatctttaTACTGAATCAAAATAAAGCAGTTTCATTATAAAgggaaaaaatgttaaaatttaaaatttttattttcgtacGAATCGGTTAAAAACCGTTAGAGTTATAAAGGTTTGCGAAAACAAGCACTAAATaggtttttattgttttgaagTCTGGTCACACTTCTGCCGGGTGtttatgtttttggaaaataaatataagatGTTTTCCACcgtaaataattatttgtccGGTGTTTTACACGCTGTTGAGGATTACGATGGCGAAGCCCTTGGTACGTACCTCTCCCTGCGGGATGTCCATGTACAGAACCACAATCTGTACATCGCCCAGCCAGAGAAGCTGGTGGAGCGATTTTTAAAGCCTCCGCTTGATGAAGTGGTAACCGCTCACATGAAAGTCCTATACCACTTGGCCCAGGACCCACCCGACTACATGGAGGCCTATAACCAACAGGCAGCGGCATGTGGAGCTGTGGTGCGTCTGCTCCAGCAACTGAAAGACGAGAACTGGTGCTTGCCACTGATGTACCGCGTGTGTTTGGATCTGAGGTACTTGGCGCAGGCATGCGAGAAACACTGCCGAGGATTCACCCCGGGAAATATCCTGGAAAAGGCAGCCGACTGTATGATGGCCTGTTTCCGGGTGTGTGCAGCTGACGGAAGAGCTTCCGAGGAGGACACAAAGCGACTGGGAATGATGAATCTGATCAATCAGCTCTTTAAGATCTACTTTCGCATCAACAAACTGCATCTTTGCAAGCCCCTGATCCGGGCCATCGAAAACTGCAACTTTAGGGATTCCTTTCCTTTGCCAGAGCAGATCACCTACAAATACTTTGTGGGCCGGCGGGCCATGTTTGATTCTAATTACCAGGCAGCTGTAGAGGATCTATCGTATGCTTTTACCCACTGTCCGGACCGTTTTGCGAGCAACAAACGGCTCATACTTATCTACCTGGTGCCGGTAAAGATGCTGCTGGGATATCTTCCAACGAAATCCCTCCTCCAGCGGTATGATCTCTTGCTGTTTCATGACCTGGCACAGGCACTGAAGGCGGGAAATGTGAAGCGGTTCGACGAGATTGTCAGGGAACAAGAACTGGTGCTGATTCGCAGCGGCATATATCTCCTGGTGGAGAAGCTGAAGTTCATCGTCTACAGGAACCTGTTCAAGAAAGTATTCGCTATCCGACAGACACATCAATTGGACATGGGTGACTTCCTTTCCGCTTTGCAGTTTGTAGGTGTAACAGATGTATCGCTCGACGAGACCCACTGCATCATCGCCAATCTCATCTACGAGGGAAAGATTAAAGGCTACATCTCACATATCCACAACAAACTGGTAGTGTCAAAGCAGATCCCATTCCCTCCTCTATTATCCACATAGTGCATTTATTGttacttttaataataaaacagaaacaagaaaattaaattaccaTTTTATTGGTCACGGTTGGCTCTAATTTTCCGTCTCAAATCGTAAATCCATTTTCATTTATGGCTTGAACAAGTTTTCTTATgatttagtttattttatgaaatgaTGTTCTGCAGTCTACTTCCCAAAGCTGTCGTTTTGTTGTTAATAATTCGAGCAGTTCGTACTCTAGTTACGGGTGAGGACTTTTCtaaatattgcaaaataaGGAACTGTCCGGCAAATAAAACTCACATTGCCTGCAATACAACCAATGTAAGTATTTTGTTACAATATGTAAGCTATTAAAACTGAAGGCCTTTTTTGATAGAGTTGGTCTCCAAAATGTGGTAAAAATCCAGAAATTATGCCCTTACCGGAAAATGTACAAAAGATTATTCTATATATTCACAACATCTATCGCGACGCTGTAGCTAGTGGGTTGATCTTTCGACTTCCTCCGGCCGGGAGAATGCTAAAACTGAAATGGAGTCCCAAACTGGCTGAGATGGCCGAGCTCATGATTAAAAGATGTGATCTCCAAGCTCCCAAGGAATGCCATTCCACGTACGAATTTGAAAATCCCAGCTATCATGCCATttacaacaaatttaaaaagaatcaGCATAAATTGCAAGTGCTGAAATCTCAATTGAATACTTGGTATAATGAGTACAAATACGTGAACCTAGTGAGTCTAGTGGATGGATCGTCTATAGATAAGTTAGTTTGGTTGAATTTAATTCCGactatgtataaatattttttccatatttttagcAAGGAAATTGGTCACTTTCTAAGGATGATGGTGGGTCCCAGTAACCGAGTGGGCTGCGCTATGGCTCGGGAGCACCGGGATGGCTGGACCTATCAATGGTTGGCTTGCCTTTACAGTTGTCCCCCCCGGAATCAAATTTTACTTTACGAGCACGCCGCCCGCCCTGGGGATTACTGTTTAACGGGAACGGATAGTAAGTTCCGGAATCTTTGCCATGAATCGGAACCAGAACACTATTGCAAATTATATCCAGAAAAGTTTACACACCTGGTTGATAACAGCACAGCGATTTACTTAAAAAGAATGCTTCACGGCATCATGCCAAGGACTGGTGGCGTGTGGTGTAGGATTTGCGGATTATGTTGCGAATGGGTCCAATGGGGCGTTACTACTGGAGACCTAGTTGATAAAACGGCAACTTTACTGTTAGGGCCTGAATTTTCATTGGACAAACTAATAAAATTGCCCTTCTTAGGATAATTAGGGCTTTACTCCTTTTGTTGAGGCTATATTCTAGACCTTCCtatgatttattttgtaaattttgtgcttttcaaaaagttttttaataaattttaaactgtTGCTGAACAGCAGATTTTAATAGAATAAAAAGTAGTGTCAAAGCAAATCCCATTCCCTCCTCTATTATCCATTTAGTGCATTTATTGttacttttaataataaaacagaaaaaagaaaattaaatgaccATTTTATTGGTCACGGTTGGCCCTAATTTTCCGTCTCAAATCGTAAAtccattttcattaatgacttGAACAAGTTCTCTTATgatttagtttattttatgaaataatgTGGTGCAGTCTACTTCCTAAATCTGTGGTCTTGTTGTTAATTATTGGAGCAGTTCGTGCCCATAATACGGTTGAGGACTTTTCtaaatattgcaaaataaGGAACTGTCCGGCAAATAAAACTCACATTGCCTGCAATACAACCAATGTAAGTATTTTGTTATAATATGTAAGATATTTAGAGTTAAGGTCTTTTTTTTACAGAGTTGGTCCCCAAAATGTGGTAAAAATCCACAAATTATGCCCTTACCGGTAGATGTACAAAGGATCATTCTAAATTATCACAACATCTATCGCGACTCTATAGCTAGTGGCTTAATCATGCGACTTCCTCCGGCCGGGAGAATGCTTAAAATGAAGTGGAGTCCTAAACTGGCTGAGATGGCCCAGCTCATCATTAAAAGATGTGACCTCCAGGCTCCCAAGGAATGCCATTCCACGTACGAATTTGAAAATCCCAGCTATCATGCCATTTACaacaaattcaaaaagaaTCAGCATAAATTGCAAGTGCTGAAATCTCAGCTAAATACTTGGTATAATGAGTACAAATACGTGAATCTAGTGAGTCTAGTGGATGGCTCGTCTGTAGATAAGTTAGTTTAGCTGAATTTAATTCCGACtatgtattaatattttttccctATTTTTAGCAAGGAAATTGGTCACTTTCTAAGGATGATGGTGGGTCCCAGTAACCGAGTGGGCTGTGCTATGGCTCGGGAGCACCGGGATGGCTGGACCTACCAATGGCTGGCTTGCCTTTACAGTTGTCCTCCCCGGAATCAATCTCTACTTTACGAGCATTCCTCCCGCCCGGGGGATTACTGCATAACCGGCACTGATAGTAAGTTCCGAAATCTTTGCCATGAATCGGAACCAGACCACTATTGCAAGCTATATCCAGAAAAGCTTACACATTTGGTTGATAAGAACACAGTGACTCACTTGAAAAATATGGTTCACGGCATCAGGCCAAGAAATGATAACATATATTGTAGGATTTGCGAATTATGTTGCGAATGGCGTGATTGGGCGCTTACCACTGAAGACATAATTGATCGATCGGCAAATATGTTCATAGGTCCTGGTTTTTCGATAAAAGAAGTGTTAAGATTTATTTTCCTATAATAATAAAGGGCTTCTTTTGTTGAGTCATATTATTCTAGCCAACTTCTTTGTTTAAATTTGTAAACATTGCGCTTTTCAGCTTTCATgtagtttttaataaagttgAGATTACATCAGATTTTGGtcggaaaaattttaaagggtACATCTCACATATCCACAACAAACAGGTAGTGTCTAAGCAAATCTCATTCCCTCCTCTATAATCCACTTGGTGCATTAATTGttacttttaataataaaacagaaacaagAAAATTTAATGACCATAATATTGGTCACGGCTGGCTCAAATTTTCCgtctcaaatcaaaaatccaTTTTCTTTTATGACCAGAACAAGTTTTCTTATgatttagtttattttatgaaataatgTGGGGCAGTCTACTTCCCAAAGCTGTGGTCTTGTTGTTAATTATTGGAGCAGTTCGTGCCCATAATACGGTTGAGGACTTTTCtaaatattgcaaaataaGGAACTGTCCGGCAAATAAAACTCACATTGCCTGCAATACAACCAATGTAAGTATTTTGTTATAATATGTAAGCTATTTAAACTGAAGGCCTTTTTTGACAGAGTTGGTCTCCAAAATGTGGTAAAAATGCAGAAATTATGTCCTTACCGGTAGATGTACAAAGGATCATTCTAAATTATCACAATATCTATCGCGACTCTGTAGCTAGTGGGTTGATCTTGCGACTTCCTCCGGCCGGGAGAATGCTAAAACTCAAATGGAGTCCCAAACTGGCTGAGATGGCCGAGCTCATGATTAAAAGATGTGACCTCCAGGCTCCCAAGGAATGCCATTCCACGTACGAATTTGAAAATCCCAGCTATCATGCCATttacaacaaatttaaaaagaatcaGCATAAATTCCAAGTGTTGAAATCTCAGCTAAATACTTGGTATAATGAGTACAAATACGTGAATCTAGTGAGTCTAGTGGATGGATCGTCTGTAGATAAGTTAGTTTGGCTGAATTTAATTCCGActatgtataaaaaatctttccttattttttagcAAGGAAATTGGTCACTTTCTAAGGATGATGGTGGGTCCCAGCAACCGAGTGGGCTGTGCTATGGCTCGGGAGCACCGGGATGGCTGGACCTACCAATGGCTGGCTTGCCTTTACAGTTGTCCTCCCCAGAATCAAATTTTACTTTACGAGCACGCCGCCCGCCCGGGGGAATACTGTTTAACGGGAACGGATAGTAAGTTCCGGAATCTTTGCAATGATTCGGAACCAGAACACTATTGCAAATTATATCCAGAAAAGTTTACACACCTGGTTGACAACAGCACAGCgatttacttaaaaaaaatgcttcACGGCATCAAGCCAAGGTCTGGTGGTGGCGTATGGTGTAGGTTTTGCGAATTATGTTGCGAATGGATCCAATGGGGCATGACTACTGGACCCCTTGTTGCTAAAACGGCAAGTTTATTTACAGGGCCTGGTTTTTTAATAAGCTCAATAATAAAATTACCCTTCTTTGGGTAATAAAAGGCTCATTTTGTTGAGCCATGTTATTTTAGACAACTCCTATGATTTCATTGgcaatatttttgcttttaactttaaagttttttaacaAAGCTTAAACTTTTCTACACAGTAGATATATACTATCAAGTATGAAAACTATCAAATAAACTATCAAGTATGACACATTTAATTCGTTCAGATGAAAAATATACAGACTATTTATTGCCTCATCttattatctaaaaaaaaggatatccagaaatatattgaataataataaatattattaataatatgttttaaatattacttatatatatattattaagtaatatgttacaaattattattgtttttattgtatttcatttaaaaataacatttttcctttattgtaaaatttaaatataacttatttttacaattaaaaTCTGGCAGCACTGAATATCAGCAGCcccattttaaaataatgtgACAAAATATCGATAGTGGTaataaaacatcgatgtttcgaAAGATTTGGGAAAAGTCGATGTTTTCATCGATGTTTCTCCACCTCTACTATTTTCGTAGCGGTCAGGGGCGaaattaacaaattaaaacaaaactcaCCTGGGTTTTACAAGGTAGGTGAAGGACGTGACCACTTGCTAGGTTCACTTTTCCCATTGTGTCAACGTTGTTTCGGAGGGGGCGTCGTGAGACCCAGCTCAGCCGGCTAGGTGTTTGCGTTCATTGTCGTAAAATCAATATTACTAATTTTGCTTTACGTTTACAACGTGACATAACTAAATCGCGGCTCCAGGCAGCTAACTAATTCGTGTGGTGCCTTCTTTTTCAGAAAGCGGCAGAAACGTACCTGGAAAACATCCCCTTAGTGCAATCGAAGAGAAGACATGTCTGCGCCGGTGATTGTCGAGGCCACGGTCAAGCAGACCGCCACGGTGGGTGCTCCTCTGACCCCACAGAAATAATGTATTCTCTAATTTTATCATCTACTTCCAGCTGATTTTCATGCATGGCTTGGGAGACACGGGGTAAGTcctatatagaaaatatttgtcAGCTTCAACTGATTAACGACCTTTTTTTTCCGCTCAGTCATGGCTGGAGCAGCGCTTTGGCCGCCATCCGGCCACCCTTCATGAAGGTCATCTGCCCCACGGCGCCCACACAGCCTGTTTCGCTGAATGCCGGCTTTAGGATGCCATCGTGGTTTGATCTGAAGACCCTGGACATTGGAGGGCCGGAGGACGAGCCGGGAATTCGGGAGGCGCGCGATAGCGTACACAGCATGATACAAAAGGAGGTCAGTGCTGGAATACCCGCAAACCGCATCGTCCTGGGAGGCTTTTCGCAGGGCGGAGCCCTGGCATTGTACTCGGCGCTGACCTATGACCAACCGCTGGCCGGTGTGGTGGCTCTGTCCTGTTGGTTGCCGCTGCACAAGCAGTTCCCCGACGCCAAGGTCAACAGCGACGATGTGCCCATCTTCCAGGCGCATGGCGACTACGATCCCGTGGTGCCCTACAAATTCGGCCAGCTGAGTGCCAGCCTGCTCAAGTCGTTCATGAAGAATGTGACGTTCAAGACCTACAGTGGACTATCGCACTCGTCGTCCGACGACGAGATGGACGACGTCAAGGTGAGTTAGAAGAGGTGCTGGTGCACCAAAGCTCTGGAACTTAGCTAATGAACTTCATTACACACTCTTTGCTCTTTTCAATTACAGGACATAATCAGTAAATGGGTAAACTAATTTCCAATGAACCTTAGCACTCTATTAGAACGTACTAAAGCCCCCGACCCAGCCCGTTGCATTCCAACGATCACAAAATACCATGGAGCAGACGAACATAATTAAAGCGTTGAAAATCCAAGCGCAGTAAGAGAGTACCACACACAGAGAAATATGCTAATTATCGAGTACGAGTCCACCACTCGCTCTCTTGCGTAGCCCACTTATGGAAATTATCACTAAAAATCAATTCGGAAAGCAATCAATTATACACACACGTAGCTATACctaaaatttaatgaaatgccAAAATACAAGCAATTTGCGAGGGAAATTCGTCTGGGCGAGACGTGTTAGAGTGTAAGACTCTCTTTGATATTGGTTCGCTGCTTAGTTATTTCGTTTTACTTACTTCGGACTTGTGcgtattttaattgaaattaataaaGTTATATAATCCAGCaaaaagaaattgaaattggtCCGAAAATTCCTTAGATTTCCTTGGATAACCAATCCCATTAATACTCGATTGTCATTGATTTATAATTTGTAACTGGCCATCGGGTGCTGTTTCAGatctaaaactaaaataaaca contains the following coding sequences:
- the LOC108120833 gene encoding 1,5-anhydro-D-fructose reductase, producing MATPNFLLSNGKNMPMVGLGTWRSPPEVITQAVKDAIDIGYRHFDCAHIYGNESQVGSALRDKINEGVVTRDQLFITSKLWNTYHKPDLVRSACETSIKNLGVGYLDLYLMHWPMAYKTGDNLYPTCPDTGKAVFEDIDYVDTWRAMEDLVDEGICHAIGVSNFNEQQINRLLSMAKLKPVVLQIECHPYLRQKSLITLCYDNAIAVTAYSSLGSGHTPYEKPGAYPLLQHPTILGIAEKYGRTPAQVLLRYQTQSGIIVIPRSVSKQHMHDNFKRIWDFGLAIDDIKAIDDLDCNGRFMTMKAAYGHPHHPFELGQGK
- the PCID2 gene encoding PCI domain-containing protein 2 homolog — its product is MFLENKYKMFSTVNNYLSGVLHAVEDYDGEALGTYLSLRDVHVQNHNLYIAQPEKLVERFLKPPLDEVVTAHMKVLYHLAQDPPDYMEAYNQQAAACGAVVRLLQQLKDENWCLPLMYRVCLDLRYLAQACEKHCRGFTPGNILEKAADCMMACFRVCAADGRASEEDTKRLGMMNLINQLFKIYFRINKLHLCKPLIRAIENCNFRDSFPLPEQITYKYFVGRRAMFDSNYQAAVEDLSYAFTHCPDRFASNKRLILIYLVPVKMLLGYLPTKSLLQRYDLLLFHDLAQALKAGNVKRFDEIVREQELVLIRSGIYLLVEKLKFIVYRNLFKKVFAIRQTHQLDMGDFLSALQFVGVTDVSLDETHCIIANLIYEGKIKGYISHIHNKLVVSKQIPFPPLLST
- the LOC108120699 gene encoding antigen 5 like allergen Cul n 1-like, giving the protein MWGSLLPKAVVLLLIIGAVRAHNTVEDFSKYCKIRNCPANKTHIACNTTNSWSPKCGKNAEIMSLPVDVQRIILNYHNIYRDSVASGLILRLPPAGRMLKLKWSPKLAEMAELMIKRCDLQAPKECHSTYEFENPSYHAIYNKFKKNQHKFQVLKSQLNTWYNEYKYVNLVSLVDGSSVDNKEIGHFLRMMVGPSNRVGCAMAREHRDGWTYQWLACLYSCPPQNQILLYEHAARPGEYCLTGTDSKFRNLCNDSEPEHYCKLYPEKFTHLVDNSTAIYLKKMLHGIKPRSGGGVWCRFCELCCEWIQWGMTTGPLVAKTASLFTGPGFLISSIIKLPFFG
- the Apt1 gene encoding acyl-protein thioesterase 1 isoform X1; the protein is MSAPVIVEATVKQTATLIFMHGLGDTGHGWSSALAAIRPPFMKVICPTAPTQPVSLNAGFRMPSWFDLKTLDIGGPEDEPGIREARDSVHSMIQKEVSAGIPANRIVLGGFSQGGALALYSALTYDQPLAGVVALSCWLPLHKQFPDAKVNSDDVPIFQAHGDYDPVVPYKFGQLSASLLKSFMKNVTFKTYSGLSHSSSDDEMDDVKDIISKWTHWESQNMARRAQCCEIS
- the Apt1 gene encoding acyl-protein thioesterase 1 isoform X2, with product MSAPVIVEATVKQTATLIFMHGLGDTGHGWSSALAAIRPPFMKVICPTAPTQPVSLNAGFRMPSWFDLKTLDIGGPEDEPGIREARDSVHSMIQKEVSAGIPANRIVLGGFSQGGALALYSALTYDQPLAGVVALSCWLPLHKQFPDAKVNSDDVPIFQAHGDYDPVVPYKFGQLSASLLKSFMKNVTFKTYSGLSHSSSDDEMDDVKDIISKWQQKTNHL